From the Sandaracinaceae bacterium genome, one window contains:
- a CDS encoding KpsF/GutQ family sugar-phosphate isomerase, whose translation MQLHLVREQDAARSKEIAPSLEPLILEARETFEQQAAAVAALARRVDRTYGLAAHLLRSTEGHVVVCGIGKSGLIGQKLAATFASTGTPSFFVHAAEAFHGDLGMITERDTVLLISYSGETEEIVRLLPHFRARNIATIALVGELGSTLAKGVDIALDVSVRGEVCPNNLAPTNSTLAAMAMGDALAVSLMRLRDFRPQDFAVLHPGGALGRRLRTRVRDAMRSEDLPILKPTDTLGQCLLAAARGRLGMVLAVEDGELMGVVCDAALHLAMDRYSADLSIPISEIMRLDPPTVAPSTLLAEAERVMAEERHAYLVVVESGRGVVGVLERVRD comes from the coding sequence ATGCAACTCCATCTGGTTCGTGAGCAAGACGCCGCCCGCAGCAAGGAAATCGCTCCTTCGCTCGAGCCGCTCATCCTCGAGGCCCGCGAGACGTTCGAGCAGCAGGCGGCCGCCGTGGCCGCGCTCGCCCGTCGGGTAGACCGGACCTACGGCTTGGCCGCCCACCTGCTGCGCTCCACCGAGGGCCATGTGGTGGTCTGTGGCATCGGCAAGAGCGGCCTGATCGGCCAGAAGCTCGCCGCCACGTTCGCTTCCACGGGCACCCCGTCGTTCTTCGTGCACGCGGCCGAGGCCTTTCACGGTGACCTCGGCATGATCACCGAGCGGGACACCGTGCTGCTCATCTCCTACAGCGGCGAGACCGAAGAGATCGTCCGCCTGCTGCCACACTTCCGGGCACGCAACATCGCCACCATCGCGCTGGTGGGTGAGCTCGGCTCCACCCTGGCCAAGGGCGTGGACATCGCGCTCGACGTGTCGGTGCGCGGCGAGGTGTGCCCCAACAACCTGGCGCCCACCAACTCCACCCTGGCCGCCATGGCCATGGGCGACGCGCTGGCCGTGTCGCTGATGCGCCTGCGCGACTTCCGCCCCCAGGACTTTGCGGTGCTACACCCGGGAGGTGCCCTCGGCCGCCGGCTGCGCACGCGGGTGCGTGACGCCATGCGCTCGGAGGACCTGCCCATCCTCAAGCCCACCGACACACTGGGTCAGTGCTTGCTGGCCGCCGCGCGCGGTCGCCTCGGGATGGTCTTGGCGGTGGAAGACGGTGAGCTGATGGGGGTGGTGTGCGACGCCGCGCTCCACCTGGCCATGGACCGCTACTCGGCGGACCTCAGCATCCCCATCTCCGAGATCATGCGCCTCGACCCCCCCACGGTCGCGCCCTCCACGCTCCTGGCGGAGGCCGAGCGCGTCATGGCCGAAGAGCGCCACGCCTACCTGGTCGTGGTCGAGAGTGGTCGCGGAGTTGTAGGGGTGCTCGAGCGCGTGCGAGACTAG
- a CDS encoding ABC transporter permease, with the protein MSMRLLAGLYAQLWVIQTLALRETRTRFGNHRLGYVWALLEPLVWIGTFWGMFHIAQKAPPTGMDMLTFLATGVIPYDIFSKSADRCAASIDANRGLLFYPQVHPLDIVFARAALEFATYVMVFTVIIGAHALLIGGFAVANPLMLLQGLVLASLLGTSLGLVFAALSVESNLVERVRGPLMRPLFWTSGIFFTLNSLPLVAREVMLWNPVIHCVEFVRSGFFESYEGEHMSASYVLLWILGLAFVGLTVERAVRHKVEVT; encoded by the coding sequence GTGAGCATGCGCCTGTTGGCCGGCCTCTATGCGCAGCTGTGGGTCATCCAGACCCTTGCGCTCCGAGAGACGCGCACCCGCTTCGGCAACCATCGCCTTGGCTACGTCTGGGCGCTGCTGGAGCCGCTGGTCTGGATCGGCACGTTCTGGGGCATGTTCCACATCGCCCAGAAGGCGCCACCCACTGGCATGGACATGCTCACGTTCTTGGCCACGGGCGTCATTCCGTACGACATCTTCTCGAAGTCGGCGGACCGCTGCGCCGCCTCCATCGACGCCAACCGTGGCCTGCTGTTCTACCCCCAGGTGCACCCGCTCGACATCGTCTTCGCGCGCGCCGCGCTCGAGTTCGCCACGTACGTGATGGTCTTCACTGTGATCATCGGCGCCCACGCGCTGCTCATCGGCGGCTTCGCGGTGGCCAACCCGCTCATGCTGCTGCAGGGGCTGGTGCTAGCCAGTCTGCTCGGCACCTCACTTGGCCTCGTCTTCGCGGCGCTCTCCGTGGAGAGCAACCTGGTGGAGCGTGTGCGCGGGCCCCTCATGAGGCCGCTCTTCTGGACGTCGGGGATCTTCTTCACGCTCAACAGCCTCCCGCTGGTGGCGCGCGAGGTCATGCTCTGGAACCCCGTGATCCACTGCGTCGAGTTCGTGCGCAGCGGCTTCTTCGAGAGCTACGAGGGCGAGCACATGTCCGCCAGCTACGTGCTGCTGTGGATCCTCGGCCTGGCGTTTGTGGGTCTCACTGTGGAGCGCGCCGTCCGCCACAAAGTGGAGGTCACGTGA
- a CDS encoding ABC transporter ATP-binding protein: MIQLTEVTKGYMTPAGMHVVLDRITATFPSQQSIGILGRNGAGKSTLLRVLGGAELPDQGYIKRQGRVSWPIGFAGGFSGSLTGRENCRFVARLYQANLDEVCNFAQEFADIGDYFHMPVRTYSSGMRARLAFGLSMAIDFDTYLVDEVTAVGDAKFQKKCREAFAERQERSSVIIVSHQMSTIKQYCKRCAVLHHGQLAFYDDLDEATKLYEAA, from the coding sequence GTGATCCAGCTCACCGAGGTCACCAAGGGGTACATGACCCCCGCCGGGATGCACGTGGTGCTGGACCGCATCACGGCTACGTTTCCCAGTCAGCAGAGCATCGGCATCCTGGGCCGCAACGGCGCGGGCAAGTCCACGCTGCTGCGCGTGTTGGGGGGAGCCGAGCTGCCCGACCAGGGCTACATCAAGCGACAGGGGCGCGTGTCCTGGCCCATCGGCTTCGCCGGCGGCTTCAGCGGGTCGCTCACGGGGCGTGAGAACTGCCGCTTCGTGGCGCGCCTCTACCAAGCCAACCTGGACGAGGTCTGCAACTTCGCGCAGGAGTTCGCGGACATCGGCGACTACTTCCACATGCCCGTGCGCACCTACAGCTCGGGCATGCGCGCGCGTCTCGCCTTCGGTCTGAGCATGGCCATCGACTTCGACACCTACCTGGTGGACGAGGTCACCGCCGTGGGCGACGCCAAGTTTCAGAAGAAGTGCCGGGAGGCCTTCGCCGAGCGTCAAGAACGAAGCTCGGTCATCATCGTCTCGCACCAAATGAGCACCATCAAACAGTACTGCAAGCGCTGCGCCGTGCTGCACCACGGGCAGCTCGCGTTCTACGACGACCTCGACGAGGCCACCAAGCTCTACGAGGCCGCCTGA